In Strigops habroptila isolate Jane chromosome 4, bStrHab1.2.pri, whole genome shotgun sequence, a single genomic region encodes these proteins:
- the SLC39A9 gene encoding zinc transporter ZIP9: MDDFRSICLLSLAMLVACYVAGIIPLAVNFSEERLKLVTVLGAGLLCGTALAVIVPEGVHALYEDILEGKHHPASEMQHVIESEKVAEIPVAHEYGHDHSRLHAYIGVSLVLGFVFMLLVDQIGSSHVHSTDDPEAARSGNSKITTTLGLVVHAAADGVALGAAASTSQTSVQLIVFVAIMLHKAPAAFGLVSFLMHAGLERNRIRKHLLVFALAAPVMSMVTYLGLSKSSKEALSEVNATGVAMLFSAGTFLYVATVHVLPEVGGIAHSHKPESTGGKGLSRLEVAALVIGCLIPLVLSIGHHH; the protein is encoded by the exons ATGGATGACTTCCGCTCCATCTGCCTGCTGTCTCTGGCCATGCTGGTGGCCTGCTATGTGGCAGGAATTATCCCTTTGGCAGTTAACTTTTCCGAG GAAAGATTAAAGTTGGTGACTGTTCTGGGTGCTGGGCTGCTGTGTGGAACTGCCTTGGCTGTCATTGTGCCAGAAGGAGTACATGCACTTTATGAAGACATTTTGGAGG GGAAACATCACCCGGCGAGTGAGATGCAGCATGTGATTGAGTCTGAGAAGGTGGCAGAAATCCCAGTTGCACATGAGTATGGCCATGACCATTCCAGGTTGCATGCCTACATTGGTGTATCCCTTGTCCTTGGCTTTGTCTTCATGCTGTTGGTGGATCAGATAGGCAGCTCTCATGTGCACTCTACAGATG ATCCAGAAGCTGCAAGATCAGGCAACTCCAAAATCACCACAACACTAGGACTAGTAGTTCATGCTGCAG CTGATGGTGTTGCATTGGGTGCAGCAGCTTCTACTTCTCAGACTAGTGTCCAGTTGATAGTGTTTGTTGCGATTATGTTGCACAAG GCACCAGCTGCCTTTGGCCTGGTTTCCTTCCTGATGCACGCTGGGCTGGAACGGAATCGAATTAGAAAACACTTGCTGGTCTTTGCGTTAGCAGCACCTGTTATGTCGATGGTGACATACTTAGGGCTAAGCAAG agcaGCAAAGAAGCCCTTTCAGAAGTTAATGCCACCGGAGTTGctatgctgttttctgctgggaCTTTTCTTTATGTTGCCACAGTTCATGTCCTCCCAGAAGTAGGAGGAATTGCTCATAGCCACAAACCTGAATCAACTGGAGGAAAAGGACTCAGTCGTCTGGAGGTGGCAGCCCTAGTAATAGGATGCCTTATTCCTCTAGTTTTGTCCATTGGACACCATCACTAA